TGATAAGTCGAAACATCAATACCAAATACCTTGTCATCATGCTTACTCATGATTTCGATATTACGGATATCATACTTAGCCTCCTTTGTTAAAGATTTATTTTTGGATGTTGCCACACGGAAGTAATATATTATTCCGGCTTTATAGTGCCATGCAACAAGAAATAAGAAAAATATAAACATCCCCACGATCATCCATATCCATTTGGTTTCGCGAGGTTGCTGTTTCTTCCCACTCCCTTTTGTTCTTTTTGATTGCTGTTGCGCCATACGATGATGAAGTTACGGGAATCACAATTAACTCGCAAAGTTTTCATAACAATTTATATTTTTGTATATGATCGTATACAACCCTAAAGATTGGCTGTCAGCAACTTTCAAATTGCATAAATCAGACACCTTTAACAAGCTGTTACCTTTTCTTATTTTAATAGCTGTCTACTCCTGGGCTATAGCCTATCTCGAATTGGAATATCTCAAATTAAATGAAAGAAGCTGGGTTAAAAACATTACCATCGTCCATAACCTGTTGGGTTTTGTGATCTCCTTACTGTTGGTATTTAGAACCAACTCGGCCTATGACCGTTGGTGGGAAGCACGTAAACAATGGGGTACATTGACCAATGTCAGCCGGGCCTTTGCCTATAAGCTCAACGCCATGCTCGATGCGGATGACAAGGTCAATCGCAGTTTCTTCCGAAAAACTATACCCTTGTTTGCGGAGACCCTATATGATTTTTTGCGATCTGACTACACCAAGTTTATGCTCGATGAAAACGAGCATCCCGAACTTACGGCGTTGGACAGCAAGAAGCATGGTCCAAATCAGGTTTCCAATATGATTTTTCAGAAGATAAACGATCTTTACAAAGAAGGAATTGTCAGTGGAGACCAATTGATTATACTCAATGAGGAGATTGTCTCCATGACCAATGTATGTGGAGCCTGTGAACGGATAAAAAATACGCCAATTCCATTAGCTTATAGCGCGTTTATCAAGAAGTTCATTATCTTCTATACAATGACACTTCCTGTAGGCTATGTTTTTTCGATCGGATATTTTGTTGTCGTCGCCGTTCCGTTTATTCTATACGTATTAGCTTCGCTTGAATTGATCGGTGAATCCATTGAGGAGCCTTTTGGTATAGATCAGGATGATCTACCGATAGATAAAATAGCTGCCAATATCAAAAAACACTGCCACGAGATTATTCCGGCATAGCATTTTTAAAATAATCTTGCTCATTTTCAAACCATAAGACATTGCTGCAAAAATAAGTTTTGCAAATCTATTCAGAATTTCTACTTTT
The window above is part of the Sphingobacterium sp. ML3W genome. Proteins encoded here:
- a CDS encoding bestrophin family ion channel; this encodes MIVYNPKDWLSATFKLHKSDTFNKLLPFLILIAVYSWAIAYLELEYLKLNERSWVKNITIVHNLLGFVISLLLVFRTNSAYDRWWEARKQWGTLTNVSRAFAYKLNAMLDADDKVNRSFFRKTIPLFAETLYDFLRSDYTKFMLDENEHPELTALDSKKHGPNQVSNMIFQKINDLYKEGIVSGDQLIILNEEIVSMTNVCGACERIKNTPIPLAYSAFIKKFIIFYTMTLPVGYVFSIGYFVVVAVPFILYVLASLELIGESIEEPFGIDQDDLPIDKIAANIKKHCHEIIPA